The proteins below come from a single Cannabis sativa cultivar Pink pepper isolate KNU-18-1 chromosome 3, ASM2916894v1, whole genome shotgun sequence genomic window:
- the LOC133036039 gene encoding uncharacterized protein LOC133036039 — protein MPYGHAVAVMREMNMDPYTYCSDYYTKKNWLATYSGTVYPIEHQSEWEVPEEVKNIIVLPPHERVKSGRPKTLRRKAGWEKDQHNKCSKCGELGHNKRTCSRRRRRE, from the coding sequence ATGCCATACGGGCACGCTGTGGCCGTGATGAGGGAGATGAACATGGACCCGTACACCTACTGTTCAGAttactacacaaaaaaaaattggctgGCAACTTATTCAGGGACAGTTTACCCAATAGAACACCAAAGTGAGTGGGAGGTACCGGAAGAAGTGAAGAATATTATAGTCTTGCCTCCACATGAAAGAGTAAAATCAGGAAGACCAAAAACATTAAGAAGGAAGGCTGGATGGGAAAAGGATCAACACAACAAGTGCAGCAAATGTGGTGAATTGGggcataacaaaagaacatgcAGCAGAAGACGTAGAAgggaataa
- the LOC133036040 gene encoding uncharacterized protein LOC133036040 gives MVEKLENTSKKLDPEININNAKLITDKQHPEVEKGQAYKDKETLKNVLSYYAIKNNFQYKVLKSCSQEYSLKCVYESCNWSLRASRNGPTNTFIIRRFSNMHTCPINIRHEDQRQATSKLIGECIKPKFLNIKTKATPMDIKGELKYRYGIKMNYMKAWRSKEHAVNDLRGNASDSYSLIPSFLHMVEKTNPGSFVDLKTTEDNSLLFVFMALDASIKGWGACRPIVVVDGTFLKAAYGGNLLCACTHDAAGHIFPLAFCVADSENDQSWKWFFKKFKEAYGVREHQCLISDRNESLIKAKKRNLSVN, from the exons atggtagaaaaacttgaaaacaccagtaaaaaacTGGATCCAGAAATCAACATCAACAATGCAAAGTTAATAACAGACAAGCAACACCCCGAAGTGGAAAAAGGACAggcatacaaagacaaagaaactcTAAAGAATGTCCTCAGCTACTACGCAATCAAAAACAACTTTCAGTACAAAGTATTGAAGTCCTGCTCTCAAGAGTACAGTCTAAAATGTGTTTACGAAAGCTGCAATTGGTCACTACGAGCATCGAGAAATGGCCCAACAAACACATTCATAATCAGGAG gTTCTCAAATATGCACACATGCCCCATAAATATTAGGCATGAAGACCAAAGGCAAGCAACATCGAAACTGATAGGGGAATGCATAAAACCGAAGTTCTTGAACATAAAGACAAAGGCAACACCGATGGACATAAAAGGGGAGTTGAAATACAGATATGGCATCAAAATGAACTATATGAAAGCTTGGAGAAGTAAGGAACATGCAGTAAACGACTTGAGAGGTAATGCTAGTGACTCGTACAGCCTAATACCGAGTTTCTTACACATGGTGGAAAAAACAAACCCTGGATCATTTGTCGATCTGAAAACGACAGAAGACAACAGCTTGCTCTTTGTTTTCATGGCGTTGGATGCATCCATAAAAGGGTGGGGAGCATGCAGACCGATAGTTGTTGTGGACGGAACGTTCCTCAAAGCAGCTTATGGGGGAAATTTGTTGTGCGCATGCACACACGATGCAGCAGGTCATATTTTTCCACTAGCGTTTTGTGTTGCAGATTCTGAGAATGACCAATCTTGGAAATGgttcttcaaaaaatttaaagaagcgTATGGGGTACGGGAACACCAATGCCTAATTTCAGACAGGAATGAAAGCCTCATCAAAGCAAAGAAGAGAAATCTATCCGTAAATTAG